Genomic segment of Candidatus Stygibacter australis:
TTTCAAAAATATGTTAATTGAAAATAGTCTATGCTCGTCAACAAGTGGATTAAGCTTTTCGCGAAATACAGGGATCATTGTGGAAAATGTAATAATCCGGGATGCAGCAAATGACGAATATTCTACTATAGGAATTCATGATTATTCTAATGATATAACAATTAATAGTGTAATAATTGATAATCTTTCAATTGTTGGTGATGCAGGCTCAGAAGTAGGATTATTCTTAAGTTTCTCAGATGTGTCAGTCCGGAATACTATAATATCAAATTGTTCAGCTCATGATGCTTATTTAATAGATTATCAGAATATTGAAGAAATTACAAGTGCCAATAACCTTGATCTGACAAATACACTAATCTTTAATAATAATATAACATATACAAGCTGGGCTTTTGCAGAAATTTATCTGCAGCATCGCTATCAGTCAATGAATATTGCTAATTGCACAATCGCTAATAACCATGGGTTTGGCACAATGATGAGTGTGTTCGGGATGGCAGAATTGAGTAATAATATTATTTATAATCCGGACATGAATACTCAACTATTTCTGAATAATGAGATATATGGTGTAGCTTATGATGTGGTTATGAGTAATAATCTGATAAATGAGAACTCTTTCTATGTTGATCTGCCTGAACATGTCACTTACTCAGGTAATCTCTGGAATTCGGAACCT
This window contains:
- a CDS encoding choice-of-anchor Q domain-containing protein, giving the protein FKNMLIENSLCSSTSGLSFSRNTGIIVENVIIRDAANDEYSTIGIHDYSNDITINSVIIDNLSIVGDAGSEVGLFLSFSDVSVRNTIISNCSAHDAYLIDYQNIEEITSANNLDLTNTLIFNNNITYTSWAFAEIYLQHRYQSMNIANCTIANNHGFGTMMSVFGMAELSNNIIYNPDMNTQLFLNNEIYGVAYDVVMSNNLINENSFYVDLPEHVTYSGNLWNSEPLFAGECYPYLPDDIPLYYQLSEGSPCIDAGTPDTLGLNIPPMDLAGNERVWNDIIDMGCYEYGAPPHVGNTECKIENVKCKISSYPNPVYLDNSRGNVFLEFTLPDIPIDDPLIEIYNIRGQKVKSIKLNVSLSGLARIAGLASRETQRGEAYSTVWDCRNEQRKTVAAGVYFYTLSVSHEIIGANKLLILK